One uncultured Jannaschia sp. DNA segment encodes these proteins:
- a CDS encoding tyrosine-type recombinase/integrase, protein MPSLFDDNRTYVLGDPELELIGDRNKLAQWRHEGNPMVPVRVVKFPSPSGPKIHLRNDRIIHRWQGYAGRYDPKTQDRHLAAIRFMEELTDGKAFACLACDNVNGVREALRCSLGAAGDARRSRSTVSHMLSHLRAFLEWLLKQSEFERLPRDLPGYLELSRKEYAAALPRPSRAYPEIAEAEGMLRAMPKGTRKERRDRALFALAFLGALRADTVVSLRKKHVLRDQRKIVQDASVVRAKNGKSQTIIWFPIPDLFGTVVTAWIVELTELGAIAEDALFPSDSWLNEPRRMAAPDRAPIEPMATKHAVTGAFRIACRSAGTNYTPHAAKHTIAALRDERHLTHEQRKAWSENMGHESEAITERHYGKMSDDRRAALFEEIGKEGQADSTFDQDQRRRVSELLDELNKIVRG, encoded by the coding sequence ATGCCCAGCCTGTTCGACGACAACCGAACCTACGTCCTCGGGGACCCCGAACTCGAGCTGATCGGCGACCGCAACAAGCTCGCGCAGTGGCGGCACGAAGGGAATCCTATGGTCCCAGTTCGTGTTGTGAAATTCCCGTCCCCCTCCGGTCCGAAGATCCATCTCCGCAATGACCGCATCATCCATCGATGGCAGGGCTATGCGGGCCGCTACGATCCAAAGACCCAGGACCGGCATCTGGCGGCCATCCGATTCATGGAAGAGCTGACGGACGGAAAAGCGTTCGCCTGCCTCGCGTGCGATAACGTCAACGGTGTCCGCGAAGCCTTGCGCTGCTCGCTCGGGGCAGCGGGTGATGCGCGCCGGTCTCGCTCGACGGTTTCGCATATGCTCTCCCATCTGCGCGCCTTCCTCGAATGGCTCCTCAAGCAATCCGAGTTCGAGCGTCTCCCGCGCGACCTGCCAGGCTATCTCGAACTCTCCCGCAAGGAGTATGCCGCCGCCCTGCCCCGGCCTTCCCGCGCCTATCCGGAGATTGCGGAGGCGGAGGGAATGCTGCGAGCGATGCCAAAGGGCACGCGCAAGGAACGCCGCGACCGCGCGCTCTTCGCGCTCGCCTTTCTCGGCGCGCTACGAGCCGATACGGTCGTCTCGCTGCGCAAGAAACACGTTCTTCGCGACCAGCGGAAGATCGTTCAGGATGCCTCCGTCGTCCGCGCCAAGAACGGCAAAAGTCAAACCATCATCTGGTTCCCGATTCCGGACCTGTTCGGCACGGTGGTCACAGCATGGATCGTCGAGCTCACCGAGCTGGGCGCGATCGCCGAGGATGCATTGTTCCCGAGTGACAGCTGGTTAAACGAGCCGAGGCGCATGGCCGCGCCGGATCGCGCCCCGATCGAACCGATGGCGACGAAGCACGCCGTCACCGGGGCCTTCCGCATTGCATGCCGGTCGGCGGGCACGAACTACACGCCACATGCCGCGAAGCATACGATCGCCGCGCTGCGCGACGAACGGCATCTTACCCACGAACAACGCAAAGCTTGGTCGGAGAACATGGGCCACGAGAGCGAAGCGATCACCGAACGGCACTACGGCAAGATGTCAGACGATCGGCGGGCAGCGCTCTTCGAGGAGATAGGAAAAGAGGGTCAGGCAGATTCGACCTTTGATCAGGATCAGAGGCGACGCGTGAGTGAACTGCTCGATGAGCTTAACAAGATAGTCCGGGGCTAG
- a CDS encoding transposase, which yields MPREHHARVYLEGLIWSADRVCPHCGLVRSIRLRRMSVRLSLYQCRKAECRGTTHRHH from the coding sequence ATGCCGCGGGAGCATCACGCCCGCGTCTACCTTGAGGGCCTGATCTGGTCGGCGGACCGCGTCTGCCCGCACTGTGGCTTAGTGCGGTCCATCCGGCTGCGTCGCATGAGCGTCCGACTAAGCCTTTACCAGTGCCGGAAGGCCGAGTGCCGCGGCACAACTCACCGTCACCATTAA
- a CDS encoding transposase: MSGAAAARGLSTTRPMVFVAADREGRARAAVVPDGTGATLGTKVAGWSDPDTPWLMTNCNSAYAAVSRQMQGHSAVIHRRGQHTDPITGAHANTPEALISSLRRALV; encoded by the coding sequence CTGTCGGGCGCTGCGGCCGCACGCGGGCTCAGCACGACCCGGCCGATGGTCTTCGTCGCAGCCGACCGCGAAGGCCGCGCGCGCGCCGCGGTGGTGCCGGACGGCACAGGGGCGACGCTCGGGACGAAGGTTGCCGGGTGGAGCGACCCCGACACGCCTTGGCTGATGACCAACTGCAATTCCGCATACGCCGCGGTGAGCCGGCAGATGCAGGGGCATTCGGCGGTCATCCACCGCCGAGGACAGCATACCGACCCGATTACGGGCGCCCACGCGAACACGCCCGAGGCGTTGATCTCGTCCCTGCGGCGGGCGCTGGTATAG
- a CDS encoding Crp/Fnr family transcriptional regulator, whose product MIRIMSELIDLFADARRSDVAAGQILFRRDDPVTTVHLVRDGAVALERPLADGGHLTLHVASAGTLLAEASLFAPRYHCDAVMRIAGTVLSLERGVLMDRLMADPTTTARMLQRAALEIQALRGRVELMRLKRLSDRLDGWLELHGPPERGGWKAVADGIGVTPAALYRELARRRS is encoded by the coding sequence ATGATCCGGATCATGTCCGAACTCATCGATCTCTTCGCGGACGCCCGGCGGTCCGATGTGGCTGCCGGGCAGATCCTGTTCCGCCGCGACGACCCTGTGACGACGGTCCATCTCGTGCGGGATGGTGCGGTGGCGCTGGAGCGTCCCTTGGCGGACGGGGGCCATCTCACCCTCCATGTCGCGTCGGCCGGCACGCTGCTGGCCGAGGCGTCGCTCTTCGCGCCGCGCTATCACTGCGACGCCGTCATGCGCATTGCGGGGACCGTGCTATCGTTGGAGCGCGGCGTCCTCATGGACCGGCTGATGGCCGACCCGACTACCACGGCCAGGATGCTGCAACGCGCTGCGCTCGAGATTCAGGCGCTACGGGGCCGCGTCGAACTGATGCGCTTGAAGCGTCTCTCGGACCGCCTCGACGGCTGGCTCGAACTTCACGGCCCGCCGGAGCGAGGCGGCTGGAAAGCGGTCGCCGACGGCATCGGCGTTACGCCCGCAGCGCTCTACCGGGAACTCGCGCGGCGACGCAGTTAG
- a CDS encoding DUF411 domain-containing protein: MTTRRNLLALLGGTAFAAALPLAVGAEMRAPLHVLAAPGCGCCHAWADLASARGHAVTVEEMTDPDAQKAALGVPINLASCHTVRAGDYVFEGHVPFAALDAVLRDRPNIAGLAVPGMPMGSPGMGDDPSARFDVIAFGGAAGAGRVFYRAGTPDPFAG; encoded by the coding sequence ATGACCACACGCCGCAACCTGCTCGCCCTCCTGGGCGGAACGGCTTTCGCCGCCGCCTTGCCCCTCGCTGTCGGCGCCGAGATGCGCGCACCCCTCCACGTCCTCGCCGCCCCCGGCTGCGGGTGCTGCCATGCATGGGCCGACCTCGCCAGCGCGCGGGGCCACGCCGTCACGGTCGAGGAGATGACCGACCCCGACGCGCAGAAGGCTGCGCTCGGCGTGCCGATAAATCTGGCCTCCTGCCATACGGTCCGGGCTGGGGATTACGTGTTCGAGGGGCACGTGCCCTTCGCCGCGCTCGACGCGGTGCTGCGGGACCGGCCGAACATCGCGGGTCTCGCCGTGCCGGGAATGCCGATGGGCTCGCCGGGCATGGGGGACGATCCGTCCGCGCGCTTCGACGTCATCGCCTTCGGCGGTGCGGCAGGCGCGGGCCGCGTGTTCTACCGCGCCGGGACGCCGGACCCCTTCGCGGGCTGA
- a CDS encoding cytochrome c, with translation MRRSIAIGGLALASAAALSLFVLSTWTARAEIVRLRADDPSTVAIGAQVYAAECAACHGTDLEGQPDWRVRGADGLLPAPPHDETGHTWHHSGDDLFRIVKLGLPTLIGDPDYATAMPAYGGVLTDDEIVAVLSYIKSTWPAEIRAAHDAKVPTR, from the coding sequence ATGCGCCGGTCCATCGCCATCGGCGGTCTCGCGCTCGCAAGCGCGGCCGCCCTCTCGCTTTTCGTCCTCTCTACTTGGACGGCACGGGCGGAGATCGTGCGCCTGCGGGCGGACGACCCGTCCACCGTCGCCATCGGGGCACAGGTCTACGCCGCCGAATGCGCCGCGTGCCACGGCACCGACCTGGAAGGTCAGCCCGACTGGCGCGTGCGGGGCGCCGACGGCCTGCTGCCCGCCCCGCCCCACGACGAGACGGGACATACGTGGCACCATAGCGGCGACGATCTGTTCCGGATCGTGAAGCTGGGCCTGCCGACGCTGATCGGCGACCCGGACTACGCCACGGCCATGCCGGCCTATGGCGGCGTGCTGACGGACGACGAGATCGTCGCCGTCCTCTCATACATCAAATCCACATGGCCCGCGGAGATCCGCGCGGCCCACGACGCGAAGGTTCCCACCCGATGA
- a CDS encoding copper resistance protein CopC gives MTRSLLLAAILSAAAATGATAHEKTAATTPQVGATVAEVPMLHVVFGGPMRVTFAELTRADVPVAITRKAGMEPVTELHATPDAALAPGAYRFEWRGLAEDGHPMQGELLFTVAE, from the coding sequence ATGACCCGATCCCTCCTGCTCGCGGCGATCCTGTCCGCTGCCGCCGCGACCGGCGCGACCGCCCATGAGAAGACCGCCGCCACGACTCCGCAAGTCGGCGCGACCGTGGCCGAAGTGCCGATGCTGCACGTCGTGTTCGGAGGTCCCATGCGCGTGACCTTCGCGGAACTGACTCGCGCGGACGTGCCGGTCGCCATCACCCGTAAGGCGGGCATGGAGCCGGTCACCGAACTTCATGCAACGCCGGACGCCGCGCTGGCGCCAGGCGCCTACCGCTTCGAATGGCGCGGGTTGGCCGAAGACGGGCATCCGATGCAGGGCGAACTGCTCTTCACCGTGGCCGAGTAA
- a CDS encoding CopD family protein → MTGLAPMDAFAVASALLKAAGYAAALLAMGGVLFAVAFDDRAEADVLRLARRLAVGAALLGLAVLAARFGLRAARISGMGWDGATDPTMLGFVWQSPLGTAAAWRGLGEAAILAVLLPGIGRFAAIGGAVAVAYSYTQVGHTLAEPRWILAVLLTLHLLAAAFWIGALAPLHRAARTSDGAPLLHAFGVAAGVAVALLAMAGTVLAWLLVGSLEGLFGTAYGWGLLAKVAVVCALLGLAALNKWQLVPALREDTPGAAATLRRSIAVEGATVALILVLTAAITTATTPPINL, encoded by the coding sequence ATGACGGGCCTCGCCCCCATGGACGCCTTCGCGGTCGCGAGCGCGCTGCTCAAGGCGGCGGGCTATGCCGCGGCGCTGCTCGCCATGGGGGGCGTGCTCTTCGCCGTGGCCTTCGACGACCGGGCGGAGGCGGACGTCCTGCGCCTCGCCCGCCGCCTTGCCGTCGGCGCGGCGCTGCTCGGCCTCGCGGTCCTCGCGGCGCGGTTCGGCCTGCGCGCGGCGCGCATCTCCGGGATGGGCTGGGATGGCGCAACGGATCCCACGATGCTGGGCTTCGTCTGGCAGAGCCCGCTCGGCACCGCGGCAGCCTGGCGCGGGCTGGGCGAGGCGGCGATCCTCGCGGTCCTGCTGCCGGGCATCGGGCGGTTCGCCGCAATCGGTGGTGCGGTGGCGGTGGCCTATTCCTACACGCAGGTCGGGCACACGCTGGCCGAGCCGCGTTGGATCCTGGCCGTGCTCTTGACCCTGCACCTCCTGGCTGCGGCGTTCTGGATCGGCGCGCTCGCGCCCCTCCATCGCGCCGCCCGAACATCCGACGGCGCGCCGCTGCTCCACGCCTTCGGGGTGGCGGCAGGCGTCGCGGTCGCGTTACTGGCTATGGCCGGGACGGTCCTCGCCTGGCTTCTGGTCGGCTCGCTCGAAGGGTTGTTCGGTACGGCCTATGGCTGGGGCCTGCTCGCCAAGGTCGCGGTCGTCTGCGCGCTGCTCGGCCTCGCCGCCCTGAACAAGTGGCAACTCGTCCCTGCCCTGCGCGAGGACACTCCCGGCGCGGCTGCGACTCTGCGCCGGTCCATCGCCGTCGAAGGCGCGACGGTCGCGCTGATCCTCGTTCTGACGGCGGCGATCACCACTGCGACCACGCCGCCGATCAACCTATGA
- a CDS encoding metal-sensitive transcriptional regulator, whose product MHENREAALKRLKRLEGQVRGVARMVEEDRYCVDILTQIAAVRAALKGVEKLVIEDHASHCIEDALASGDRTDQRAKFMELIQLLDRARD is encoded by the coding sequence ATGCATGAGAACCGCGAAGCCGCATTGAAACGTCTCAAGCGCCTGGAGGGCCAGGTTCGCGGTGTGGCGCGGATGGTCGAGGAGGACCGCTACTGCGTCGACATCCTCACGCAGATCGCGGCCGTGCGCGCCGCCCTCAAGGGCGTGGAGAAGCTGGTGATCGAGGATCATGCGTCGCACTGCATCGAGGATGCGCTCGCCTCGGGCGACCGGACGGACCAGAGGGCGAAGTTCATGGAGCTGATCCAGCTTCTCGATCGCGCTCGCGACTGA
- a CDS encoding DUF305 domain-containing protein yields MTHHDNSQSGGSGYGRFAAMIAASTVIMYGLMYLNTYALDHVFFSQTRMWMALYMGAMMAIVMLAFMLGMYANRTINIAIFAGAAVAFAAFLYLVRSQDTVGDVAWMKAMIPHHSIAIMTSERADISDPRVRELADAIIEAQRAEIAEMKRYIADIEANGDAAPGTPRAE; encoded by the coding sequence ATGACCCATCACGACAACTCACAATCTGGCGGCTCCGGCTATGGCCGGTTCGCCGCGATGATCGCGGCCTCGACGGTCATCATGTACGGCCTGATGTATCTCAACACCTACGCGCTGGACCACGTGTTCTTCAGCCAGACGCGGATGTGGATGGCGCTCTACATGGGTGCGATGATGGCGATCGTCATGCTTGCCTTCATGCTCGGCATGTACGCGAACCGTACCATCAATATAGCGATCTTCGCAGGTGCCGCCGTGGCATTTGCGGCCTTTCTCTATCTTGTTCGCAGCCAGGATACCGTGGGGGACGTCGCATGGATGAAGGCGATGATCCCGCACCATTCCATCGCCATCATGACGTCCGAGCGGGCCGACATCTCCGACCCTCGCGTCCGCGAACTGGCCGATGCCATCATCGAGGCGCAGCGCGCCGAGATCGCGGAGATGAAGCGATACATCGCTGACATCGAGGCGAACGGCGATGCCGCGCCCGGCACGCCGCGCGCCGAGTGA
- a CDS encoding glutaredoxin, which translates to MPKDTLTDPAATATGKKAVLYRMVMDKHTCPYGIKSKYLLEKEGFTVDDRWLETREETDAFKAEHGVKTTPQTWIEGERVGGYDDLQVRLGKKNPNESDTSYVPVIAIFATGLGLALAFATFAGVPWLSWQVLGWFISINMVLLGLQKLKDLESFSTMFLNYDLLAKRWPPYGYIYPFVETGAGLLMTAMVWTWLSAPAALIVATIGAVSVFKAVYVDKRELKCACVGGNSNVPLGFVSLTENLAMIGMSVVMLGLLVL; encoded by the coding sequence ATGCCCAAGGACACCCTGACCGACCCCGCAGCCACAGCGACCGGCAAGAAAGCCGTTCTTTACCGGATGGTAATGGACAAGCACACCTGTCCCTACGGGATCAAATCCAAGTACCTGCTGGAGAAGGAGGGCTTCACGGTCGACGACCGCTGGCTGGAGACCCGCGAGGAGACCGACGCCTTCAAGGCTGAGCATGGCGTGAAGACCACGCCGCAAACGTGGATCGAGGGCGAGCGCGTCGGCGGATACGACGACCTCCAGGTCCGCCTTGGCAAGAAGAATCCGAACGAGAGCGACACCTCCTACGTCCCCGTGATCGCGATCTTCGCCACGGGTCTGGGTCTGGCTCTGGCCTTCGCCACCTTCGCGGGCGTGCCGTGGTTGTCCTGGCAGGTGCTGGGCTGGTTCATCTCGATCAACATGGTCCTGCTGGGGCTTCAGAAGCTTAAGGACCTGGAATCCTTCTCGACCATGTTCCTGAACTACGACCTTCTGGCGAAGCGCTGGCCGCCCTACGGCTATATCTATCCCTTCGTGGAGACGGGTGCCGGCCTCCTGATGACGGCGATGGTCTGGACCTGGCTGTCCGCCCCTGCCGCCTTGATCGTGGCGACCATAGGTGCGGTCAGCGTGTTCAAAGCGGTCTATGTCGACAAGCGCGAACTCAAATGCGCCTGCGTCGGCGGCAACTCCAACGTGCCCCTGGGCTTCGTCAGCCTTACGGAGAACCTCGCCATGATCGGCATGTCGGTCGTCATGCTCGGGCTCCTGGTCCTGTGA
- a CDS encoding DsbA family protein: protein MTATPRRNLLVGLLALGGGYAVLRTGTAAYGRLTGMDLAYEPMEWPEGFRKLVAGSTSSGGFDPFVGLDAPATPDRAVDTVAVEADPCGALFGGPLDSGIVPIASFSDYNCPFCRVLTQRLAAYEAAEDGVRVVWHELPILGDGSRAAARAALAAKRQGAYVAFHERLMRSPFEPTDEYLRVLAADLGIDADRLAADMASDAVADEIATSLALARGLATVGTPVLVIGRTVIEGAPDMDTIKRIVAEEREQPPICA, encoded by the coding sequence GTGACGGCGACCCCAAGGCGCAACCTGCTGGTCGGGCTCCTCGCCCTCGGCGGCGGCTACGCCGTCCTGCGGACCGGTACGGCGGCCTATGGGCGACTGACCGGCATGGACCTCGCTTACGAGCCGATGGAATGGCCCGAGGGCTTCCGCAAGCTCGTCGCAGGGTCCACCAGTTCCGGCGGCTTCGACCCCTTCGTGGGGTTGGACGCACCGGCGACGCCAGACCGCGCGGTCGATACCGTCGCCGTGGAGGCCGATCCCTGCGGCGCCCTCTTCGGCGGGCCACTCGATTCCGGCATCGTCCCGATCGCATCGTTCTCCGACTACAATTGCCCCTTCTGCCGCGTCCTCACCCAGCGGCTCGCGGCCTATGAGGCGGCGGAGGACGGGGTGCGGGTCGTCTGGCACGAGCTGCCGATCTTGGGGGACGGCTCGCGCGCCGCCGCGCGCGCCGCGCTCGCGGCCAAGCGGCAGGGCGCCTATGTCGCGTTCCACGAGCGATTGATGCGCTCCCCCTTCGAGCCGACGGACGAATACCTCCGCGTGCTCGCGGCCGATTTGGGCATCGACGCGGACCGGCTCGCCGCGGACATGGCGAGCGATGCGGTCGCGGACGAGATCGCGACGAGCTTGGCACTCGCACGCGGCCTCGCCACGGTCGGCACCCCCGTCCTCGTGATCGGACGGACGGTGATCGAGGGCGCGCCCGACATGGATACGATCAAGCGGATCGTTGCCGAAGAGCGCGAGCAACCACCGATATGCGCATGA
- a CDS encoding TolC family protein — protein MRLLKMSAIVLPFALGACATTLPAGITASGAGFGLVASKTQGATGKRTVWVQNAAQAREVAESVHAMTHRRTISADTAVQVALLNNRGLQAAYADIGISAAEVWQQATPENPIVSVGLLGIGAPELGLFRALESVVAVNLLDAPTRRRRVAVAQADYQRAQMQAVVDTLTLAAQTRTAWIDAVAAFETVALLNQAASAADASSELAAQLGRTGALNRAGQAREQVFDAELAAQAAEARLAAAAAKERLTRLMGLWGTEVDYFVPDALPALPGGLKSTAGIEARALQNRVDLEVARLSLAATAAAYGLTDATRVLTDLEVIAGAELEREREDGDIEEEVTPQVELEFQIPIYDSGRARLRKAELSYLQGANLLAETAVAVRSEARDAETQYRGSYAVARQYRDVILPLRRTINEESLLANNGMITSTFELLADVREGLGSQLDAAEAKHQFWLAAANLDAAIYGGGGAGGGGGEGGGVDLGGGGAPH, from the coding sequence ATGCGCCTTCTGAAGATGAGCGCGATCGTCCTGCCGTTCGCCTTGGGGGCCTGCGCCACGACATTGCCGGCGGGGATCACTGCCAGTGGAGCAGGGTTCGGCCTCGTCGCAAGCAAGACGCAAGGTGCCACCGGCAAGCGAACCGTCTGGGTGCAGAACGCGGCGCAAGCCCGCGAGGTCGCCGAAAGCGTCCATGCGATGACGCATCGCCGCACGATCTCCGCCGACACGGCCGTTCAGGTCGCCCTCCTCAACAACCGGGGTCTCCAGGCAGCCTATGCCGATATCGGGATTTCCGCAGCCGAGGTTTGGCAGCAGGCGACCCCGGAGAACCCGATCGTGTCCGTCGGACTTCTGGGCATCGGCGCGCCGGAACTCGGCCTCTTCCGAGCCCTCGAATCCGTCGTTGCGGTGAACCTGCTCGATGCCCCGACCCGCAGACGCCGGGTGGCGGTCGCGCAGGCGGATTATCAGCGCGCCCAAATGCAGGCCGTAGTCGATACCCTGACCCTGGCGGCGCAGACCCGCACCGCATGGATCGATGCCGTCGCCGCGTTCGAAACGGTGGCACTCCTGAACCAGGCCGCTTCCGCGGCGGACGCCTCTTCGGAACTGGCGGCACAGCTCGGACGAACCGGGGCGCTGAACCGCGCCGGTCAGGCGCGCGAACAAGTCTTCGACGCCGAACTCGCCGCGCAAGCGGCCGAGGCGCGTCTGGCGGCAGCGGCGGCCAAGGAGCGGTTGACCCGATTGATGGGACTTTGGGGGACGGAGGTCGACTACTTCGTTCCGGATGCACTGCCCGCCCTGCCGGGCGGCCTCAAATCGACCGCGGGGATCGAGGCGCGCGCGCTTCAGAACCGCGTCGATCTTGAAGTGGCCCGCCTGAGCTTGGCGGCCACAGCCGCTGCCTATGGCCTGACCGACGCGACGCGTGTCCTGACCGATCTCGAAGTCATCGCCGGGGCCGAGCTGGAGCGTGAGCGTGAGGACGGTGACATCGAAGAGGAGGTTACGCCGCAGGTCGAGCTGGAGTTCCAAATCCCGATATACGACAGCGGCCGCGCCCGGTTGCGCAAGGCGGAACTCTCCTACCTCCAGGGCGCGAACCTCCTGGCCGAGACGGCCGTCGCGGTCCGCTCCGAAGCGCGCGACGCGGAGACGCAGTACCGCGGCAGCTATGCCGTGGCGCGCCAATACCGCGACGTGATCCTGCCGCTCCGCCGAACGATCAACGAGGAATCGCTGCTGGCGAACAACGGGATGATCACCAGCACGTTCGAGCTTCTCGCCGACGTGCGCGAGGGGCTTGGCAGCCAGCTCGATGCGGCCGAAGCCAAACATCAGTTTTGGCTCGCAGCAGCCAATCTCGATGCCGCGATCTACGGCGGTGGCGGTGCGGGTGGCGGCGGCGGCGAGGGCGGCGGTGTCGATCTCGGCGGCGGCGGCGCGCCTCACTGA
- a CDS encoding copper oxidase yields MLNRRQLLGTGAAGAALVSTQAWSQTSNRSLPEAVLTNASGTQAPIVPTTGPDYNPVVTLNGWTLPFRMKDGVKEFHLVAEPVERELAEGTTAYLWGYNGTSTGPTIEAVEGDRVRIFVTNRLPEPTSVHWHGQILPSGMDGVHGLSGPGIPTGKTYAYEFDLKKSGTFMYHPHADEMVQMAMGMMGMFVVHPKDPSFRRVDRDFLIMLNAFDLDPGTYVPRIMEMTDFNLWTWNSRIFPGIDPLVVGRGDDVRVRVGNLTMTNHPIHMHGYDFKVSCTDGGWVPPEVAWPEVSIDIPVGAMRAFDFKADHLGDWAIHCHKSHHTMNAMGHDIPTFIGANKTDVTERIRRLQPEYMPMGTAGMADMGKMEMPIPRNTVPMMNGWGKYGPIEMGGMFSVVKVREGIASGDYSDPGWYDSPPHETVAEWTGDVPAPVEVTDPATRYTDLSKISG; encoded by the coding sequence ATGCTCAATCGACGTCAACTCCTGGGAACCGGCGCAGCAGGCGCCGCCCTCGTCTCCACCCAAGCGTGGTCTCAGACCTCGAACCGCAGCTTGCCCGAAGCTGTCCTAACAAACGCCTCGGGAACGCAGGCCCCGATAGTTCCCACCACCGGGCCCGACTACAATCCCGTCGTCACGCTAAACGGTTGGACCTTGCCGTTTCGCATGAAGGACGGCGTGAAGGAGTTCCATCTCGTCGCCGAACCGGTCGAGCGTGAGCTGGCCGAAGGCACGACGGCCTACCTTTGGGGCTACAACGGCACCTCGACGGGGCCGACGATCGAGGCGGTTGAGGGCGATCGCGTCCGCATCTTCGTGACCAACCGCCTGCCGGAGCCGACGAGCGTCCATTGGCACGGACAGATCCTGCCATCGGGCATGGATGGCGTGCATGGGCTGAGCGGGCCCGGCATTCCGACCGGCAAGACCTATGCCTACGAATTCGACCTCAAGAAGTCAGGCACGTTCATGTACCATCCGCACGCCGACGAAATGGTTCAGATGGCCATGGGGATGATGGGCATGTTCGTCGTCCATCCGAAGGACCCGAGCTTTCGCCGCGTCGATCGGGACTTCCTCATCATGTTGAACGCCTTCGATCTCGATCCGGGCACCTACGTGCCGCGGATCATGGAGATGACGGACTTCAACCTGTGGACGTGGAACAGCCGGATCTTTCCGGGCATCGATCCGCTGGTCGTAGGCCGGGGCGACGACGTGCGCGTGCGGGTCGGCAACCTGACGATGACGAACCACCCGATCCACATGCACGGCTACGACTTCAAGGTGTCGTGCACCGATGGCGGTTGGGTCCCGCCGGAGGTCGCCTGGCCAGAGGTCTCCATCGACATCCCCGTCGGCGCGATGCGCGCCTTCGATTTCAAGGCCGACCATCTGGGGGACTGGGCGATCCACTGCCACAAGTCGCACCACACGATGAACGCCATGGGCCACGACATCCCGACCTTCATCGGTGCGAACAAGACCGACGTGACCGAGCGCATCCGTCGGCTGCAGCCCGAATACATGCCGATGGGCACCGCCGGCATGGCCGATATGGGCAAGATGGAGATGCCGATCCCCCGCAACACCGTTCCGATGATGAACGGATGGGGCAAGTACGGCCCGATCGAGATGGGCGGCATGTTCTCCGTCGTGAAAGTCCGGGAGGGCATCGCGTCGGGCGATTACTCCGATCCCGGTTGGTACGACAGCCCACCGCACGAGACCGTGGCCGAATGGACCGGCGACGTGCCTGCCCCCGTCGAGGTGACCGACCCGGCGACCCGCTACACCGATCTGTCCAAGATCAGCGGCTGA
- a CDS encoding cupredoxin family protein: MKKTLMPIAVFGALAAPALADGYHRGPHDGPVLHADAMAIGHPGSPDLVDRTIDVSMLDASDEAMAFDVEALEIERGETIRFVLTNRGGEPHDFVMATPEEIAAHRAEMSGMPDMNHEAVYAARVEPGETATLVWTFANEGAFAFACLIPGHYEAGMRGRLTVS, from the coding sequence ATGAAGAAGACACTGATGCCGATCGCGGTGTTCGGAGCGCTCGCCGCTCCGGCCCTTGCGGACGGCTACCACCGCGGACCGCATGACGGACCGGTCCTCCATGCCGACGCGATGGCGATCGGCCACCCGGGCAGTCCGGACCTGGTCGACCGGACGATCGACGTGTCCATGCTGGATGCCTCCGATGAGGCGATGGCCTTCGACGTCGAGGCGCTAGAGATCGAGCGCGGCGAGACGATCCGATTCGTCCTGACGAACCGGGGCGGCGAGCCGCACGACTTCGTCATGGCGACGCCCGAGGAGATCGCGGCGCACCGCGCCGAGATGTCCGGCATGCCGGATATGAACCACGAGGCGGTCTATGCCGCGCGCGTGGAACCCGGCGAGACCGCGACCCTCGTCTGGACCTTCGCCAACGAAGGCGCCTTCGCCTTCGCCTGTCTGATTCCAGGCCACTACGAGGCCGGAATGCGCGGTCGCCTGACCGTGAGCTGA